The following is a genomic window from Bradysia coprophila strain Holo2 chromosome IV unlocalized genomic scaffold, BU_Bcop_v1 contig_5, whole genome shotgun sequence.
TTTTGAACGAGTCAGTTGAACACCGTTAACACCGAATTCGACTATGGATCTCTTACGAGTGAAGGAAATCACATTCCATTTCTTAACGTTTAAATACAGTCGGTTAACTTTACACCACTGCAAGAACCTGTTTAAATCACGTCGGAGAGCACTAGCATCAAGCACGTTCTTAATTACCTTGAATATCTTTAGATCGTCGGCGTACAGCAGGTAAGGAGAAGTTGAGTAAACTTTAGTAGCGTCATCCATAAACAGTAAGAACAAAAGTGTACCAAGATGGCTACCTATTTGCTATGCAATGCCAAAACTTGACATATAACCTTTAACCGTCACATACTgccattcatctgttatcgataacgacgacaaaaataataacaagctctaggtaatatggtcctttatacaATAAactacatgttaaaaaaaatgaagtacaagaaatcaatcgattaaaaatactttacgtgttacggcatgtttcattttcatttacattgcctaatcacgtaaagcattgtacttacgaggttccaagttgttatttgacaagtggggattacagccctccccttcgggtcgagacctgataataatactggtaaTGCTTGCAGTCTGTAACAATTTAAACCAATCCCAgcttcaaaacaaaacaaatcgaCGCTTCAATTTGAAATCACAAATTCGAAAGCACCTTAATGTCTACGATGTCTACACACTGCCCAAACTGCTAGCAACACTGACATTTGATGTTTGTGATGTAACACCGGGGAAAGAAGTGATATTCACGGTTCTAACATTAATATTTTCcgattgtaaaatttttgtttttcattgaaaagaaataattttacaacTTGTTTACAATGAGCACCACAATTCAGACGGGTAACTCATGCTCGTTATGCGAAAGAATCGGCTTGAGACCACTTACCAAGCAAAACATTCTGTATTACTATGCCCCCCTCAATGGAATGgtatgtgaaatttttttatttatttcattttggaaaaataaatttcgtcaGGTCGGTGAAGATGTTGAGCATCTTGTGACATCCATAAATCCTTGTGAAGCTTTTATTAGAATGATAATGATGTTTGAGGTCCGATGAACTTATGCGAAGTTGTGAATGCCCCACCGACCGTAATGTGACTcctaaaattacaatttctatTTCCAGGTCAGCTACGCAGCAATGTCAATAAATGTCATGAATCCGTCACTTGCATATAGGTGAGCCAGACCTCATAAGTTTTATTATTACATCAGAATGTGTCAGATTATCTTTTCATTCTTTAGATTGTTCCCCAAGCGAGATGTGACCAACTTTTTGTTAATCCACACTTTGTTTGGAACAACTTTGTACGTTTTCAGTAGACCACATTTGCAGAGTGTCGACAGCAAGAAGAGGGTAGCTTACAGGTTAGCATTCAGATTTTCATTAGTAAATCGAAACAGAATGATGCAACGCACTTTCTCTCTGTGATAGCATTCTAGGCAGCTCGATGTTTACattcggatcaattttgtTCTGGGCCATTGCTCGAAATGCATTGCCGAAGGATAATAACGCATTGTCCACTGCTGTTGGAGTTGCTAGCGGTTTTGCCATCGCCAGATTAGGATATGACTACTTCAGTCATGTCGATTCGAATGTAGTGGCGAAAACCTCGTAAATAATTTGagtgaaggaaaaattggtcgaTCCGTTTCAATGTTTGCTAATCTATAGTTTCTGAACTGATTTTTAGATCCTTTGCTTTTAtcttttttctatttcatattttcaagcAATTAATTGTGGTAAcccaaaaaagaaatgtgaaagaaaatacataaaatagtagaaacgaaaaatgtgaaaactgGCGTTTTAAATTGATATGAACCGAGTCGACTTATTTGCGGAACACACTCTAATTGCACACCATAacgattaaataattaaaatattttccaaccaGTGTGCGAAATGGATTGTAAACAGAAGTATTTATGTTCGACTGTCACGGTGAGTGTGAAAAAATTGCGAATAAAAAATTGCCTGCATGTTCAGTCCTGACTGTGGATAAGTGTTGGTGAGGTCGAGACATAACTTTTTTGCTCCAGCACAGCTTGTGCAGCACAAGACGTTCCGGCGAAGTACCGAATTGTATCGAAAATGAAGATTTAATAAAACCAAAGATTTTAAAGGCATACCTTGTGCCGGAACAAACTTTTTTGCAATGTCAAACTGAATATGCaagaacttttttatttaaacatttttcaagctcaccgtgtgtcaaagcaaaaaaaaactttcacgAAAACTTTctcatattaatgcaaaatgagtttttcgtttatttataatGCGTAGGTACATGAAATACGTGAAAACAAACAACACTGGCTGTGTAGCTATAGTTTAAAGGTCATGGTTAAGTTTAGAAGTTTTTCTTAAGCTATTTAAATATTGTAGATAGTAGTTTACGGGCAGGTGTAGAAAAGCGAAACCATTCTGCAGATACagatcgcaaaaatgtattagAAAAACTGATTTCGTCCAAATGTATACGATGAGGAAAATGTACCTCCTAGGGGaagatgatttttttcttctcttctattggttttaaaaatgtttgaagatttttaagaattctaaaattcttgaaatgaTATTAGCCCAATCTTTTCTAGGtctcagaaaatattttaaactttaTATGATCTTTCCCAATATGAACTTGCCTGGTGCCAGTGGAACTTTAACACTAAGTTGATTTTTGTCAAGTAATAGTTTTCCTTTCTTCTGCAAGACTGAAAGGAAACGTATTACTTGCACCTTGGTAGCAAGTACAGCAATGGAGATAGCATGTACAAAGGGTTACTTGTACTTATGAGGTACAGAAGTTTAGATAGCAGTAACCATATTACTTGGACTGAGAAGGTGCCACAAGGACAAGACCGATAATGTAGAAAAATTATGCCTGGAAAGAGCCAAGATTTAATATGCTAAGGTTGCACTGCATAGCAAAAGATGTCGGTGTCGGTAACTGCAACTGcatttgaatacaaaatttcaacgGCCACCTCCAAAAAGAACAAAGCTCCGCATGGGAAATCTGCataaaaataactaaaaagtTTACAACTCACTTTTGACCTGAATTCTCGGACATTCGTACAATATCTGAAAAGTTGTGATCCTATTTGTATCGCCTTGGAAGTGGCAAAGAAGGTTGTAGAAAAagatttaatattttgattcGAACTCAACTCTAGAGCTGAGAATCGAAATATAGTGTACGGGCTAGTTTTCCTATAAATTCACTGCGAAACGATTTTCTTGCTCCCATTCCCATGAACAATCGAATAAATTTCCGGTTCTTTTCTAAATTTACCGGATGTTAAGTTTTTGCTCCGAACGGCAACGCTCAAATTACCCTCCTGAACTATACTGAAACAGGTAACTGGTCGACGACGATCTTTATTCAATCCTCTGCCAGTTGTTCCGTTGTTAACTTCAATATGACCGACGCGTTCAACTTTCATACTGCTCGGtctcaatttatcttttgCATTGCCGCCGCCATTGGCAATTGTTACAGTTGTTAAATAagctttcaatttttccttcagCTCACGATTTTCTTCTTTGAGGGCCATTTTTTCTTCGCTTAAGCATGCACAATCGATACGGGCGTTGTTATAGCGGAGCCAAAAGTTCTCTAAATTCGAAACAATGAACATCGTTTTCTGAACAAGAAAAATGGGTTGAATGGGTGTAAATACGAAGATCGAGTGAAATTGTACGTGTTTGTTACATACTTCTTTGAACTCCTCTGGCGGTTTCTTTAAGTCATTTTCTTGATTGCCAAAAAGGGTTTTCTTTCTACCAAACGGAAATACTTGTTCACGTTCGGTTTCTAGTTTCTTACAAATCGCCGcaatttgtaaaatgttttctcctCTCTTCAGAGTGTCCTTCAGTTTCtgaattatttcaattgttaCCTTGAGAAAATCGTTAAAACTTGAATGATTTAGGAACTTACCGCTGCAGAGTTATGACTACAAACAACCATATGCCTCAAATTATTCTTGTCTTTCAGCAAACCTTCGTCCATTTCCGACTTTATTTTTCTCTGCTTTTCGTGCAGCAACTTCTTGTACTTCACCAGCTCCTCAATGTGCAGACTCTGCTCTTCGCGCAAATTTTCCAAGTCCAATTTGAGAAAACCAATTTGTTCGGTTGCTCGAGCCACCTCGTTATAGTGTAATCGAATGACCTTTGTGTCCTCGTCGTCACGTTGTCTCAATTCAATGTACTCGTTGTGGTATTCTTCGGTTTCATGCAAATATTCGTTCAGAATATCTTGAAATTCTTTccacaatttttccatttgttGTTCACGGTCATTGGTAATTGTTTGCAGTTTCAATATCAACTGTATCAATTTGTATCATTAATTATTTGATGTCTAGTAATTatgagtgaaaataaaatgcaaaaatatagaatcAGTCGTTCAGAAAtcgaattgaatgaatttgatgGACACATCCGAAGTTGCAATTATGAGTTAAAGAAGAACGTATTTTGTTGAGCATATATAAAGGTAAGTACAAATGTATGCAGGTTTTGTTAAAGTTGAATTTATCGCAGattaattggaaattttaatcaaCATGGCACGGGTGAGCAAATTTGGGATTTTCTTCTTGGTGCTAATGGTTTCATTTTGGACTTGTCATGTGAgttgcaataaaatttttgtttctttgccTATATATTTGGTACTTGTATGAAACATCTTTGTTTAAGGGAACTTACTCAGCCTTAATTATGTCGAGTCTATTACTTGATTTGATCTTAACATTTTCAAGAGATGTACATAATCTTCTAccacaaaattttactttgcCACAATTTACGATTTTAGTTGACGTGGAATGGAACCAAATACCAAATCGACTCAAACTCTACTgttattttcaaaagtttcagTGAATGTAGTTATAGATTCTCTGTGCTTTCAAAAGCGTTTATACCGAATGGGAAACTGCTACGGAAAGTCATGGTCCAGAAAAGCCACTATAAAAATACACGTAAAGGCTCATATTGTCTCAAAGTCATGctacaacgtttttcgaagCTGTTTCCAACTAGGTTTAATCAGCGTTGCTCCACAAAATCTACGAAAAAAGTGTTAATCTAGATTTCGTCCCTATTCCCAATCCATCGGAGTTACCATTCACtgttatttttcttgtttcggGTGATAAAGGCTTACTGGTAACGCCAGACAGCATCTTTAAAATTCGTTCGAAATTTTCTAGAAATTGTCCAGCTTTCACTCCACTGTTCTAATGCTAAATTCTACATTCTTAAACAGACACTTCGATGTCAGGTAGAGGAAGGCCCGTCTGAAGAAGAACTGAAAAGGGTGGTCCGTATATGCATGCGAAAATTAGGCGATGAATCCGATCGAAACAACGCAGAGGACAGCTATGAAGACAGCAACAGTAATGAAAGTTACGATAATAATCGACGGAACACCAATAACGCCAAGAATGGGAACAATGGTCGTGGAAATCGTTTTGCAAGAGATACGGATCGATGGCAACAGCAAAATGGTTATGACAATGGTTACGGAAATAGGAATCAACAAAGGTATGACAATAATAGATACGGGAATAACGGTAATTACGGAGGCGAATATGGAAATAGTGGATTTTCGAACAATGAAAGTAATCGCAACTTCAACATGACCAATCGGAACAGAAATGACAATGAAAATGACGGATACGATAAATCTTGTATGATTCAATGTCTCTTTCAGGAAATGAAAATGGTAAGACCACTAAAAACACTTAATGACTGACCAGCTTCACcggttaactttaacgaaattcCAGACCAACAACGAAGGTTTTCCGGATAAACATAAAGTGGAGCGATTGGTCAGCCAAGACGTCAGAGATCGTGAAATGAGAAACTTTCTACTGGATTCCATACAGGAGTGCTTTCATATTGTCGAAATGGAACGACGACGCGACAAATGTGTTTTCTCAAAGAATATTGTTTCATGTTTAGCTGAACGAGCAAAGGCCAATTGTGATGATTATTACAACGAGACAATgattttttgaagaataaaatcaattgaGAACCACCAATTGCAATTCGCAATTGGTAGAACTTACACCACTTTTTACATCATCGACTTTTTTCAAGTGACGATGATGAACCTTGTCCCGGTCATTGTCTGCAATGCTTTCCAATCCATAAAATACACATTCCAGCTCAACGTGTGCTTTAATTTTCCGCTCTTTGTACGTCTGAATTTCTTTGTGATATTGATTGAGCATCGACTTTTTTTCGTCCAAATAGCTAGTCTTTAGAAAGGTTATACGGTCGGTGTGGAGTGCTAAAATAGAgttatttagaaaaatgtcgCAGAGGGGACTATAAACAAGAGTCTTTCACGAACCAATCAATCTTTCTATATTTTCAATATGGGCATGGAGCATTGTTGAGTACCTGCAATAACAGCGGACTTTATCAAATCAACCACAGGCTTGAAAAGGCAGGGACCATCTTTCCATATTCCcatattttccataatttccCAGGTTTTCcttcacttttgaaaaaatatttttttgggataTTTGGAAAAGTGtgggaaaatttaagaaaatattggaagaTGTTTTCACAAAAGTTATCCATGTGAAAAGGTATTAGCCAGAAGCCTTAATACAATCCATCACTTAGAAATTCATGGACGACAAGCATATAACTGGTATTGAATTAGAGATGAGTGggcatagcaaatttttgtgccCACATGCCCACTATGCCcatcatttgaaaaaatgagCCCAATGCCCAGACCAATGCCCACAAGTAAAATACCCATGGGCACAAGCCCAGCCCACAAACTTTGTCAACAAAAATCGCTGATTTAGTTAGTGTTAAATATGTCTTGTATGGGTAATAAGTTTGTATAAAGACATTCTGCTAGTGATTCCCATGAATTAATGACGAACGTTTCAAGCAAAATTTGATTCCAGGATCCAAAAAAATTCCGATATTACActaattatcgaaaaataattcttaTGAATTTATGGGATGACGACAACAAATCGTAATTTGGGCGCccaagttttataaaaatgcCCACACCCAGGCTTATGCCCACGAACTCTGAACCCCATTACGCCCATGCCCATGGGCATAAGACATGGGCTGCGGGCAGCCCGCTTTTGCGGGCGGCCCACTCATCTCtatatcgaatctgttacttctatcGATCTATGCGTATGCATTTTCGACAGGCGGACAAAACTTATTTTGCTACTAAAAGTAGGAAATGTACAAACATCTCTTCGTTTTCATCCAGATCATTGAGAAGCCGCTGGATAATATCATTCTTTCGCGTCAACGCATCGTCAAAATACTCTTCAACACTTTTGATTTCCGTCTTCAATTCATTGCATTTTATATTCCGTAGAATCGATCGCCATTCTTGGTTgatttttgccaaatttaaCCGTGAAAATGCCTCCTCtcgtttcaatttattctACAATGTTGAAAAAGAGGTGTAAAAAGCGTGTCTAACACTCTCGGAGGTGTTTAGCGTTGAGGGGTACCTTCATGAAAATCGATATCAGTTGCTGTTTCCGTCGTCTGGCTTCCTCTTCGATTTCAGCTCTATGCTGCAGATATCGTAAACGCTCCTCCTCTGACATTTTTGCCAGTTTATTTCCCGCTCCTTTCTTTTTACCCATTTTTAATCTCTAGACACAAGACTTGCACAGTACAGCCTACACTGAATGAACCGTTTAGATTCACttacaaatttaaatgaaagtcctttttaaattattgatttaGACGTTGCTAATACAAACGCTGTTAAGATCCCAAACGTGCCCGTTGTAACAGTTGTAACCTTAGTTACGTTGGTTGGTTGcaatcaaatttatgtttcaatAGATAGTAGTAATCCATCCGATTGTTATGCCattacattttcgaaattttataaattgaaaaagttacaaattatGAGCGAGgagaacaatgaaaattcttctAAAATCCAAAGTGACAATGAAGATGCGGATGATTTCGCTATAATTTCTAAAAGTGATAACAACGAAGAAATTGTTACCGCGACTACGAGTGCAGAATGCGTGGTCGACTCCACGTTGAATCCAGTGGAGACAGAATTGGGAATCAATTCTTCAAGGGAAATGAGCCAACAAAGTCAAACTTCAGTGGAGGACGAGCCGAAAATCAATCCTTCAGTGAAAATCAGCCAACAAAGTCAGGCTCGATCCATGGTCGATACTTCATCGAATGCAATGAGTCAACAAAGTGAAGTCATTTCAATGTCCAGCATTGGAAACAACCAGACGAATTCTAATTCGTCCGCGTCTGGAACGAACGACAGCAAAATCAATTCTTCCGATCGTTCAGGAAGTTCGTACATTTCGAGTGAATCGGAACGAACTTCATCGGAAGGTTTCAATCGCCATGAAATTGAGGAATCCGTTCTAGATATGATCAGACATATCGAAGACGAAATTGAAGCAGAAGAGCACGATGGTTCAGATCAATTCCAAAAcatggaaatgaaaatcaaaacatCACGGGTAATGGTTGCTATTGAACAGATGATTCAGAAGTTGGAAATAGCGTTCTGTCTGCCGtacatttttgtggaaaatatgCACGACATGAACAAACTGTGCGGCGACTCGTTTGTGAGCAAATTGATGAATGAATATTGTAAGGTACGTGACGAGGACATCGACGTTTGCAGATTCCAGCCGATCGTTATAAACTGCATTAATGATGCTTTCGAAGCGGGATTCAGTGAATTTGTTGACCTTCATCGGAGTAAGGTTGGGTTAACGTTGCGTTGTTCTGGCgttggatttttatttaaaattattttcattcactAAAGATTCCGGAAACAGAAACCAAGCTGCTATCGACAATGATTCAGTTTAAGTGTATGGCCGAATGGCAAATGGAAATGTCGGCTATCAAGGCGATGAATAAGGAGAAAACTTTACACAAAATGTGgacgaaaaacgaaaagatcaaaacaaaaatttctgaaatgcAGGAACAGTACGAAAATTATCGGAATAAAATGCAGGAATTGGTGAACGAGAAGAGCAAAACAATTGCAACGCATAACGAGACCATTGCTGATCTGGAAAGACGTAACACACTTGATATCAATGCAGAAATGTAGTCGACTCAAGTACCGGTTGCATTTGTGGTAAACTAAATAGGAACTTGTACTTTCAGATTCAAATCCAACAAAGAAATGCGACGACTATGTGTCAGCAGTGAAGAGAAACAGAGGATTCTTACGGCCGAACTGGAACAAATCAAGGAAACTTACGAGAAATTGGTTCAGAATAATTTGTTGGTGGAGAAAAAGCTTCGCGACCAAAAGTACGTACTAAAACCTTCACTTCGACATGAGTTCTCACTGAAAgatttttcttgtattttttggaaattagaTCGAAAACCAGACAAAAACTGCAGACTGTACTGACGAAATATGACACTGGTGTAGGCGAACGTTTTGCTGAACTGATGAGAATACGATGCGATTTGGAGGACGAAACTGTGCTGTATGAAAATAAAGTGAAGGAATTCCAGCGTCAAGAGATTGAGTAAATTTTACAATCCCTGTTTATACGATAAGGTCACTTCATTGTTGCTATATTTGCAGATACAATCAGATTATGTTCGATAAAGCAGAAGTTGAAGCGAAAGTCAGAGAAGAAAAGTTGCTGTTGTTCATGATGAACCGGTCGGCCAGAATTATTCAAAGGGCTTAcaagaaaatgatgaaaaagaggaagaagggaaaaaagggaaagaaaggaaaaaagtaATGTAGCGTTCCTTAGCGTCGTTGCAGAGCATATGTTATaggttaaaaaaatattttacttgcaccctgcgaaaatcaaattttcgcaAGGAACTCAACGGTAACACttgcgataattttcattttcacaggGCTTTTCTCAAGTAAAATACTTTAAgtaattgtttggagattgttTTTTTGCCACGAGGGATCATAGCCCTCGCCTTCAGCTCTGGCTctcagcaaaataaaaatctccaaacgAGGACGTACTGTActaagaaaaattcattcgaaatCAGGCCAAAGCAACGTAggtgattttttgttgaattataAGGTCAGACATTTCCGATCAAAATAGTGCTACTCATCCCACATGCCTGATGGTTCGTGTAAGTAAAGCATTACGACTCGTCGTAAAGTGTAGGCGGATAATTTCTGGGATAACCATACCATTGGATAtcttctttttacaaaaattctcaaagcTTTCtaactgaaaatgtttacattaTTATCACTAATTTACATTGCTTTGGCCTTACACGACACAATGTAGAATCGGTTCTTTGAAAGTTAATACGCCATAATGACACACATATTGACACTTTCGCTGGGCGAAGCATAGCTAGCAAcacaattaacaaaaattccgGAATAGAATTAGGGTctttaacaaaatgtaaataaaaagcTTCGGACGTGGGCAGCAAAAAAAGAGAGTAAGACCAGAAGACAATTTAAGCTTCCGAAAAAAATAGTCCGACTGTACATGGACTAGGACACATCATTAATATTCGACGGATGTGGAAGATGTGAGGTCAGATTTTTAACTTGAGTTAAATTTACAGTATGCTACTCATTCAAACCTACAATTGATGTTTGGATTAACAGTCGCacattttgctgttttttCAAAGAGaatcgaaaaatgttattgGGTCATACCTGTGTTCGCTTTGAAAGAAATGTACCGAATCGCAACACtctaattttacattaaatttccATC
Proteins encoded in this region:
- the LOC119071670 gene encoding dynein regulatory complex subunit 2 — its product is MGKKKGAGNKLAKMSEEERLRYLQHRAEIEEEARRRKQQLISIFMKNKLKREEAFSRLNLAKINQEWRSILRNIKCNELKTEIKSVEEYFDDALTRKNDIIQRLLNDLDENEEMYSTMLHAHIENIERLIALHTDRITFLKTSYLDEKKSMLNQYHKEIQTYKERKIKAHVELECVFYGLESIADNDRDKVHHRHLKKVDDVKSGLILKLQTITNDREQQMEKLWKEFQDILNEYLHETEEYHNEYIELRQRDDEDTKVIRLHYNEVARATEQIGFLKLDLENLREEQSLHIEELVKYKKLLHEKQRKIKSEMDEGLLKDKNNLRHMVVCSHNSAAKLKDTLKRGENILQIAAICKKLETEREQVFPFGRKKTLFGNQENDLKKPPEEFKEKTMFIVSNLENFWLRYNNARIDCACLSEEKMALKEENRELKEKLKAYLTTVTIANGGGNAKDKLRPSSMKVERVGHIEVNNGTTGRGLNKDRRRPVTCFSIVQEGNLSVAVRSKNLTSGKFRKEPEIYSIVHGNGSKKIVSQ
- the LOC119071669 gene encoding uncharacterized protein LOC119071669 encodes the protein MSTTIQTGNSCSLCERIGLRPLTKQNILYYYAPLNGMVSYAAMSINVMNPSLAYRLFPKRDVTNFLLIHTLFGTTLYVFSRPHLQSVDSKKRVAYSILGSSMFTFGSILFWAIARNALPKDNNALSTAVGVASGFAIARLGYDYFSHVDSNVVAKTS
- the LOC119071673 gene encoding uncharacterized protein LOC119071673; protein product: MSEENNENSSKIQSDNEDADDFAIISKSDNNEEIVTATTSAECVVDSTLNPVETELGINSSREMSQQSQTSVEDEPKINPSVKISQQSQARSMVDTSSNAMSQQSEVISMSSIGNNQTNSNSSASGTNDSKINSSDRSGSSYISSESERTSSEGFNRHEIEESVLDMIRHIEDEIEAEEHDGSDQFQNMEMKIKTSRVMVAIEQMIQKLEIAFCLPYIFVENMHDMNKLCGDSFVSKLMNEYCKVRDEDIDVCRFQPIVINCINDAFEAGFSEFVDLHRSKIPETETKLLSTMIQFKCMAEWQMEMSAIKAMNKEKTLHKMWTKNEKIKTKISEMQEQYENYRNKMQELVNEKSKTIATHNETIADLERRNTLDINAEIFKSNKEMRRLCVSSEEKQRILTAELEQIKETYEKLVQNNLLVEKKLRDQKSKTRQKLQTVLTKYDTGVGERFAELMRIRCDLEDETVLYENKVKEFQRQEIEYNQIMFDKAEVEAKVREEKLLLFMMNRSARIIQRAYKKMMKKRKKGKKGKKGKKRAKKAKK
- the LOC119071671 gene encoding odorant-binding protein 59a, which produces MARVSKFGIFFLVLMVSFWTCHTLRCQVEEGPSEEELKRVVRICMRKLGDESDRNNAEDSYEDSNSNESYDNNRRNTNNAKNGNNGRGNRFARDTDRWQQQNGYDNGYGNRNQQRYDNNRYGNNGNYGGEYGNSGFSNNESNRNFNMTNRNRNDNENDGYDKSCMIQCLFQEMKMTNNEGFPDKHKVERLVSQDVRDREMRNFLLDSIQECFHIVEMERRRDKCVFSKNIVSCLAERAKANCDDYYNETMIF